In a genomic window of Desulfopila inferna:
- a CDS encoding FG-GAP repeat domain-containing protein has product MQRKCIIRFLYILVVLCSVPVQSYGKDIENVALFSFNAEGAGKYSNLRDGLRAMIAGRLEAGKGISVVENSLSIEQQQVFIDGYPEESASVFSQLNAEYIGAGQLSASGDRLSLLMTFYRENGTAPIHLKTEAENEQQILAAVETLTKKITEEVFGIRPLPVASALPLQQKKGIEAFQTEHPDRRLKEDIVSGAALSMKDVGITIAQGDILRRSSSLADGVVSLASGDLDGNGNREIIVVSPNNLKIFNYSRGMLEERAEYPFESALAVHAVNTADLDNDGNDEIYLSAVKNNRLSSMVLSWNLREGVQVNMKDIRWAIRPVNLPGDGIVLAGQSRAQAQAYFLEPGLYILEIEADADSIRRGKKINVPGGVNLFDFVHGDIDGDGEKEIISITSTLELAVHSQHNRLLWRSEDDFGGSKIYLGSRWQEDNSGVIGEVANDGESFADLQYVPVRLVAVDIDNDGRDEIISAKNTLSTFKVLKNTRGFSSGKAVCLSWDGMEMQELWSTDMLDGYITGIEYIHYTGEGETSGEQEQPGEAGNVRLVVGQIPNEGFADFLDFSSQKGKLVVYDFKLVDKPVNSKETKQ; this is encoded by the coding sequence ATGCAGCGAAAATGTATAATTCGATTCCTATACATACTTGTAGTTCTCTGCAGTGTACCTGTTCAGAGTTATGGCAAAGATATTGAAAATGTAGCGCTTTTTTCCTTTAACGCTGAGGGAGCCGGGAAATATAGCAACCTCAGGGATGGCCTAAGGGCTATGATCGCCGGGCGGCTGGAAGCCGGAAAAGGAATTTCCGTGGTTGAAAACAGCCTCAGCATTGAGCAGCAGCAGGTGTTTATTGATGGTTATCCTGAAGAGAGCGCTTCCGTCTTCAGTCAGCTTAATGCGGAATATATCGGTGCCGGACAGCTGTCTGCATCGGGAGACAGGTTGTCATTGCTGATGACGTTTTATCGTGAAAACGGTACGGCACCAATTCATCTGAAGACCGAGGCTGAGAACGAGCAGCAGATACTTGCCGCGGTTGAAACACTCACAAAAAAAATTACCGAAGAAGTTTTTGGGATTAGGCCTCTCCCGGTCGCTTCTGCATTGCCCCTTCAACAGAAAAAGGGAATAGAGGCTTTCCAGACTGAACATCCGGATAGACGGCTAAAGGAAGATATTGTCTCCGGAGCAGCATTGTCCATGAAGGATGTGGGTATAACAATTGCGCAGGGTGATATTTTGCGCCGTAGCTCATCCCTTGCCGATGGTGTAGTTTCATTAGCTTCCGGTGATCTCGATGGAAACGGTAACAGAGAGATTATTGTTGTTTCACCGAATAATTTGAAAATATTCAATTATAGCCGGGGCATGCTGGAAGAGCGTGCAGAGTATCCTTTTGAATCGGCCCTCGCCGTGCATGCCGTGAACACTGCCGATCTGGATAATGACGGCAATGATGAAATATACCTCAGTGCTGTGAAAAACAACCGTTTATCATCGATGGTACTTTCCTGGAATCTCCGGGAGGGCGTGCAGGTAAATATGAAGGATATCCGCTGGGCAATACGTCCTGTAAATCTGCCCGGGGATGGAATTGTTCTGGCGGGTCAAAGCAGAGCGCAGGCACAGGCGTATTTCCTCGAACCCGGTCTTTATATTTTAGAAATAGAAGCTGACGCTGATTCGATCAGGCGTGGTAAAAAAATCAATGTGCCGGGGGGGGTTAATCTCTTCGACTTTGTCCATGGTGATATAGATGGTGATGGAGAGAAGGAAATTATTTCAATCACCTCCACTCTTGAACTTGCTGTACACAGTCAACACAACAGGCTCCTGTGGAGAAGTGAAGATGATTTCGGCGGCAGTAAAATTTATCTGGGCAGCAGATGGCAGGAGGATAATAGCGGCGTCATTGGTGAGGTTGCCAACGATGGGGAAAGCTTTGCTGATCTGCAGTATGTGCCAGTTAGGCTCGTAGCAGTTGATATTGACAATGACGGCAGGGATGAAATAATCAGTGCAAAAAATACCTTGTCGACCTTCAAGGTGCTCAAAAATACCCGCGGCTTTTCCAGTGGCAAAGCTGTCTGCTTGAGCTGGGATGGCATGGAAATGCAAGAACTCTGGTCCACCGACATGTTGGACGGCTATATTACCGGTATCGAATATATTCATTATACCGGGGAAGGGGAAACATCCGGGGAGCAGGAGCAACCGGGAGAGGCCGGCAATGTCCGCCTGGTGGTCGGGCAGATTCCCAATGAAGGTTTTGCTGATTTTCTTGATTTCTCCAGTCAGAAAGGAAAACTGGTTGTCTATGATTTTAAATTAGTTGACAAACCCGTTAATTCAAAAGAGACGAAACAATAG